A window of Campylobacter concisus contains these coding sequences:
- a CDS encoding response regulator, with amino-acid sequence MKILIVENEIYLAGSMASKLADFGYDCEIAKSVKEALKFENFDVVLLSTTLPGQDFYPVIEKFKSSIIILLIAYINSDTVLKPIQAGAVDYIQKPFMIEELVRKIKHFEEFRNFKNEIKNYESYVNYALKEYEISSFEAKKIKFPLLLKSSKSGYSDKFIFSYVKACKLPFLFLGKACFSELEKALAKNGDELIYMTNLEELKQEEKERILEICKKKKVAISTSDFAQKAPFDELELSGRDKNFNIDEIVTIDEYIKYIIVNYQDKFPDTELSKKLGISRKSLWEKRKKYDVSKKK; translated from the coding sequence ATGAAAATTTTAATAGTAGAAAATGAAATTTACCTAGCTGGCTCGATGGCTAGTAAACTAGCTGACTTTGGCTACGATTGCGAGATCGCTAAAAGCGTAAAAGAAGCATTGAAGTTTGAAAATTTTGATGTAGTGTTACTTTCTACCACACTTCCAGGGCAGGATTTTTACCCTGTTATCGAAAAATTTAAAAGCTCTATCATCATTTTATTAATCGCTTATATCAATAGCGACACTGTGCTAAAACCGATTCAGGCAGGTGCGGTTGATTACATCCAAAAGCCATTTATGATAGAAGAGCTAGTTAGAAAGATAAAGCATTTTGAGGAATTTAGAAATTTCAAAAACGAGATCAAAAACTATGAAAGCTACGTAAATTACGCTTTAAAAGAGTACGAAATTTCTAGCTTTGAAGCAAAAAAGATAAAATTTCCACTGCTTTTAAAATCAAGCAAAAGCGGATACAGCGATAAATTTATATTTAGCTACGTAAAAGCTTGCAAATTACCATTTTTATTTTTAGGCAAAGCCTGTTTCTCTGAGCTTGAAAAGGCACTAGCCAAAAATGGTGACGAGCTAATCTATATGACAAATTTAGAGGAGCTAAAACAAGAAGAAAAAGAGAGAATTTTAGAAATTTGCAAAAAGAAAAAGGTCGCGATATCAACTAGTGATTTTGCACAAAAAGCACCATTTGACGAGCTTGAACTTTCAGGACGCGATAAAAATTTCAATATCGATGAGATCGTTACGATCGATGAATACATAAAATACATAATCGTTAATTATCAAGATAAATTCCCTGATACAGAACTTAGCAAAAAGCTTGGAATTTCTAGAAAATCACTTTGGGAAAAGAGAAAGAAATATGACGTCAGCAAGAAAAAATAG
- a CDS encoding sulfate adenylyltransferase, which yields MTSARKNSEISINTEVFGALELIKNKILSDYDSLMDDEQIKEVSKKGYFNGEPMPYSFGFAPFGELNQNIASKLTPGQRVNLSLDDKIVGHINVAKVFKFDESMRAKNIFLANEASNDKELNLGKYGISGEFELYDESMQISKNALNDLIKEDGAKKITAVFLTADPFNRAHERLVRMTIDKADLVIIFLIRTREEKHVDYEIRKQVLDYFIQNYLPTKKVFVFALKNTTLFSSHANPTLECIAASRFGANKLVIGQNHSGIGMFFDHNEAHTILDIYKNDLNLEIIVLPELVYCNKCKTLVSTKSCPHGQHHQIKYHPDVIKELLFNGIMPPAILVRPEISALVLSKLFINRFKDVQKLCDDLFVNSGLLENKTDRDFYEELMKLYQTSSLT from the coding sequence ATGACGTCAGCAAGAAAAAATAGTGAAATTTCAATCAATACCGAAGTTTTTGGTGCTTTGGAGCTAATAAAAAATAAAATTCTCTCAGATTACGACTCGCTTATGGATGATGAACAGATAAAAGAGGTGAGCAAAAAAGGCTATTTTAATGGCGAGCCGATGCCGTATTCTTTTGGATTTGCTCCATTTGGCGAGCTAAATCAAAATATTGCTAGCAAGCTTACTCCTGGGCAAAGGGTAAATCTAAGTCTTGATGATAAGATCGTTGGACACATCAATGTTGCTAAGGTCTTTAAATTTGACGAGAGCATGAGGGCTAAAAATATATTTTTAGCAAATGAAGCCAGCAATGATAAAGAGCTAAATTTAGGCAAATACGGCATTAGTGGCGAATTTGAGCTTTATGATGAAAGTATGCAAATAAGCAAAAATGCACTAAATGATCTAATTAAAGAAGATGGTGCTAAAAAGATAACGGCGGTCTTTTTAACGGCTGATCCATTCAATAGAGCTCACGAGCGCCTTGTTAGAATGACTATTGACAAGGCTGATTTAGTAATCATTTTTTTAATACGAACACGCGAAGAAAAACACGTTGATTACGAGATTAGAAAGCAAGTGCTGGATTATTTTATACAAAATTATTTGCCGACAAAAAAGGTCTTTGTATTTGCTTTAAAAAACACAACCCTTTTTAGCTCACATGCAAATCCTACACTTGAGTGCATCGCTGCTTCAAGATTTGGGGCAAATAAGCTAGTAATCGGGCAAAACCACTCAGGGATTGGAATGTTTTTTGATCACAATGAAGCTCATACGATTCTTGATATTTATAAAAACGACCTAAATTTAGAGATAATCGTGCTGCCAGAGCTAGTTTATTGCAATAAATGCAAGACACTAGTTAGCACCAAAAGTTGCCCGCACGGACAACATCATCAGATCAAATATCATCCAGATGTTATCAAGGAGCTGCTATTTAACGGCATTATGCCACCAGCCATTCTTGTGAGGCCAGAAATTTCTGCACTAGTTTTAAGCAAACTCTTTATAAATCGCTTCAAAGACGTGCAAAAGCTTTGCGATGACCTTTTTGTAAATTCAGGACTACTTGAAAACAAAACTGACCGCGACTTTTACGAAGAGCTTATGAAGCTTTATCAAACGTCATCACTTACTTAA
- a CDS encoding phosphatidylglycerophosphatase A family protein codes for MQKLFLTFFGFGLLPKAPGTWGSIAGAVVAYFVLYFLSSTTLFLASILLFLVSISVIDDFEKKVNSHDESFIVIDEVAGVWLAISISGATISQLILSLVLFRVLDIKKPSIIGRIDRNVKGGLGVMGDDMVAGFFAGIISAIIYGAAIKFGITLP; via the coding sequence ATGCAAAAACTATTTTTAACTTTTTTTGGATTTGGACTTTTGCCAAAAGCGCCTGGTACTTGGGGCTCTATAGCTGGTGCTGTGGTAGCTTATTTTGTGCTTTATTTTTTATCATCAACCACGCTTTTTCTAGCTAGCATTTTGCTATTTTTGGTAAGCATCAGCGTTATTGATGATTTTGAAAAAAAGGTAAATTCGCACGACGAGAGCTTTATCGTGATCGACGAAGTTGCTGGCGTTTGGCTTGCTATTTCCATTAGCGGAGCTACGATTTCTCAGCTCATACTCTCGCTTGTACTTTTTAGAGTACTTGATATTAAAAAGCCTTCGATAATAGGCAGGATCGACCGCAATGTAAAAGGTGGCCTTGGCGTAATGGGCGATGATATGGTGGCTGGTTTTTTTGCTGGAATAATTAGCGCAATAATATACGGGGCTGCTATAAAATTTGGCATAACCTTGCCGTAA
- a CDS encoding response regulator produces MKVQNNDIIDYLLQSGSSKTKDKKNSFDEILNLAMDKIASDAKISDKIEQFKKRLTEIGAVGFISELNSNKIEEKIAQKKKELTELLGIDDLAKTQDQKNELLKIMDKILSDYRKELNVALANQALLEKQKNLNSKSSSSVNLSSVLNELGLA; encoded by the coding sequence ATGAAGGTACAAAATAACGACATAATCGATTATTTATTGCAATCAGGCTCAAGCAAAACTAAAGATAAAAAAAATAGTTTTGATGAAATTTTAAACCTTGCTATGGATAAAATCGCAAGCGATGCAAAAATTTCAGATAAGATTGAACAGTTTAAAAAAAGACTTACTGAAATCGGCGCAGTTGGTTTTATAAGTGAGCTAAATTCTAACAAGATAGAAGAAAAAATAGCCCAAAAGAAAAAGGAGTTAACTGAACTTCTAGGCATAGATGATCTCGCAAAAACACAGGATCAAAAAAATGAGTTGCTTAAGATAATGGATAAAATTTTAAGTGATTATCGCAAAGAGCTAAATGTAGCACTTGCTAATCAAGCTCTGCTAGAGAAGCAAAAAAATCTTAATAGTAAGAGTAGTAGCTCGGTTAATCTAAGTTCTGTTTTAAATGAGCTAGGACTTGCTTAA